A region from the Triticum aestivum cultivar Chinese Spring chromosome 3D, IWGSC CS RefSeq v2.1, whole genome shotgun sequence genome encodes:
- the LOC123077225 gene encoding uncharacterized protein At4g14100 — protein sequence MAWPVLQQLLLIAAATTAAASSSATTPDGPAPWPEQFHAVLFTNLTNVSIASTGPPLRLHDLYYDWPRRRNLNLIRHQLSGDPLYDVEWNNGTTFYFDSATCRTQQVPVGVLPPGWLADGGAVYLGRETTGGIDCRVWGKADFILYYEDALTGRPVRWNFLDVTGLQQFVMSFEVGVVLEDDDQWQAPAHCFLDEAAHGTNEDDDHLDEWQAAMLFRKLAGAAAAY from the exons ATGGCATGGCCAGTGCTCCAGCAGCTCCtgctcatcgccgccgccaccactgcgGCGGCGTCGTCCTCAGCGACGACGCCTGATGGGCCGGCGCCCTGGCCGGAGCAGTTCCACGCGGTGCTGTTCACGAACCTGACCAACGTCTCGATTGCTTCAACGGGCCCGCCGCTCCGCCTGCACGACCTGTACTACGACTGGCCGCGGCGGCGCAACCTGAACCTGATCCGGCACCAGCTCTCGGGGGACCCGCTGTACGACGTGGAGTGGAACAACGGCACCACCTTCTACTTCGACTCGGCCACCTGCCGCACGCAGCAGGTCCCCGTCGGCGTGCTCCCCCCCGGGTGGCTCGCCGACGGAGGCGCCGTCTACCTCGGCCGCGAGACCACCGGCGGGATCGACTGCCGCGTCTGGGGCAAGGCCGACTTCATCCTCTACTACGAGGACGCGCTCACGGGGCGCCCAGTCCGCTGGAACTTCCTTGACG TGACGGGGTTACAGCAGTTCGTGATGAGCTTCGAGGTGGGCGTGGTGCTGGAAGACGACGACCAGTGGCAGGCGCCCGCGCACTGCTTCCTGGATGAAGCAGCCCACGGGACCAACGAGGATGACGACCATCTGGATGAATGGCAGGCGGCCATGCTATTCAGGAAGTTGGCTGGAGCTGCTGCCGCGTACTGA